GTTAAACTTTTGTTAACAGTAGCTTtgtgtatgttcttcatgtgtttgtgtatgttcttcatgtgaGGAGTGTTTTGATCCGtttggggttttgtttttacattttctgtgttagagtaacggaaagtagagaggtgggttacggcacAATAACGGTGAGAAtcacaggtgggcaaagtgtcaaaattcaaaccacgggtaggcactTAAAATTAGAGGTAAACCACATGTGGgtaatgtgtaattatcccttttttttttttttttttaacttaccaaTTTCCCGTTGTTGATCTTGGGTTTTCCAATAGGTACTTGTCAAGGCTTAAGTATTACATGCATAATAAAACTTATCCAGAAGGCTCCATTGCAGAAGGGTATATAGCAGAGGAATGCTTAACATTTTGTTCACACTATTTTAAATCTGTTGAAACTGCATTCAATCGGCCTATAAGGAATGTTGAGGAATCCATGGGTGCGGTGATGAGCATTACACTAGATTCAAATTCATGGATCCAAGCATATCGTTATGTGCTATTCAATTGTGAAGAAATCACCCCATTTCGCGAGTAAGTGATATGTCATTGCGTATCCTTTAATGGCATTCCAATGCAATACTCTAACTTAACACTAACACGTTTGTGTACATAGTGAACACATAGTGAAGATCAAGGCTGGTTTCCCTTCTTATGTGATTGACAATGTTATTCAAAAGTAGCATATAGAGAAATTCTACAGTTGGTTTAGGGAATATGTAagtaaagcatatatatatagcattatTTTCGGTTGTAACACTTTAAATAACATACTTATAATAAAAGTCTTTCTCTATAATAGGTGATGTCAATGGATGCCtctaagaaaaaggaaatttttgaTAAAGTTAGATGGCTTGTTCGATATCcaaataataaagcaaaacGGTTTAAGCGTTATGTTATAAATGGTTTGAAGTTTCACACTAAAGATTTTGAGGCAACTAGGAAAACTCAAAATAGTAGAGTTTGTGTTGTTACTGAAGATGATGCTACTTATTATGATGTACTAATCGATATTATTGAGTTGAATTACTCTGACAAGTATCGATATGTATTATTCAAATGTCAATGGGCTGATATTATTAGTGGGAGAGGATGCAAAAAAGATGAGTTTGAATTTTCCCTTGTCAATTTTTCAAGATTGATACACATGAGTGATCAATTGATTGACGAACCTTATGTATTAGCATCTCAAGCTTCGCAAGTGTTTTATGTGGAGGATGTGAGACATAAAGATTGGGTGGTGGTGTTCAGAACAAAACCTAGGGAGGTGTTTGATGTTGGTGTTCAAGCtttagatgatgatgatgatgatgacgacgaTAAAGTGGATACATATATGAAGAATGTCCCTTATAATGTAACTACTGATGATGCATATGATGATGCATGTGATGATGCAAATGATAACCATGCTTGGACTCGAGTTGATGAAGAAGGAATCATTTATGATACACCGTTGATTAGTGAGAATGAATTGCTTGAACAAGACTTTATTGATGATGAAGAACTTAGTGATGATGTTTATGAGTTTAATGATGATGAGTCCAATGATGATGGGTCCAATGATGATTAGGTTGTGTCCCTTCTTGCACATTCTTTTACGAAATTCATTATTgcttaataggaaaaaaaagaaaaggaaaaaaaaggtctCTTTAACATGTTATTTAACTGAGTTGTTTTGTAACAACTTACATTGAACTTCATAGAATGGATGAATGTTAAAGTGACAAATACATTCCTTTTTAttaagtatatattatttttgctattatgaTGAACTTTATAGTAATTTTATTACATGTTATCTAATTGGGgcttgaaattattattattatttttatgatatttaaACCTGTTATCTTGACTTAAGCCTACAACATTGTATTTGTTAAATTCTAATGTTGAATTGCATGACTATATAATAAATTGTGTTGTTTTAGTGTTGAAAGTAGTTGGAGTTGTTGTATTTGCAATTGCTTGTACCATAACTTATCATTGTGCTTATATGCTTGTTTATTTTAGACTTTGACAGTTGAAATGGCAAGGCGAAAGGCAAATTTGCGCACACGTCCCAAGAGTGTAACATTGGAAAGAGCTTCTTCACAAGATGCGAATGAAGTGGGGGACCAAGAAACGCATGAAGCTTCTACACAAGGTATGAGCTTTTTACTCAAAAGTTTACCATTCATACAGAAGGTATGGGTAGATTTACTCAAGGTATGGCACTTCGGTGTTGGTTATGCGGTTTGTCTTATTGTTCATTTCTTTATTGCATTGCCTTTTGAGTTTAGGTAAATTGTAGTTGTTTATGAACTTTGAAGCTACCTTTTCCCATTTACCTGTTTCTTTGCTGGCTTGAATCAATGTTAAGACTAAACCACAATTATTTgaaggttatttatttataatattccaCCCATGCTAAGAAGTGGACgaaattgataattttgataaatagaTATGATCATGAATCATAAGTGGACGAAAAAGGTGTTTTTTTCCATACACTGTACATGTATTCAGTAGACGTGGGTTCGTGGTTTTGGTTGGGCGTTGATCAAGGCTGTGACAAAGACTCCATTAGTATTGAAATCCAATGCAAGCCTTgataaaataaatcaagactGGGCTTTTTAGGGCCTTATAAATTGTCCTTATtttgcttttttccttttcaaattcctTGCTTATGTCTAATGTTTATGCATGTCCCAAAATGATATTATGGGTTGGTGGGGCAGTCCATGTCCATGTGGATCACTATTTTACTAACATTGCTCTCTACAAACCTAAATGGACATGGTGGGGCAATCCACGTcccaaaatttatttgtttgtttcttgaaatatatTAGTTTGTCAGcatgtttctaatattttatattctttagcATATAATGACCACTTGTTTAATAGAATATTTAGATTCATCCTTAGCTTTGCATGTTTTGTTGTTTGATATTGATTGATATTTTCTCCTTTTAGGATCAGATGTGCAACCAGCTATACGTGTCACTCGCGGGCCAAATAAGTACTTAGAAATTTGGGATCTTCCCGATGACCAAGAAATTGAGTTGCCACTAAATAGTATGCATCAGCCGGTTGATGAGGGGGCGAGGACTTTCACTGGTTTCTTGGGTACGATTGCACGGAAACCCCACATGTGCCCGATTAAATACCTTGATTGGAAGGCCTTGCCAGAAAAACTTAAAGAAGAGTGTTGGCGTCTTGTAAAGGTATTAAAGAAGTTATAATATTTGTAATTATGACATTTAGTACTAGGTTTTACATAAGTATTTTAGCATGAAaacatttataatttgataactTAACTATTTGATTGTAGCGAAAATACCAAGTCCTTGATAATCCTAAGGCATATGAGGGTTTGAAGAAATTTACCTTACAAAAAATTGGGAAGGCTTGGAGAGATCATAAGTGTAGGCTGAAGGCTAAGCATTATATACCGCAttcaagaaacaaagcacgGGTGAAGAGCAACCGACCTAGGAAATGCATATCAGAAGATTGGGATATACTTGTTGATCATTGGTATACTGATGATGCAGTGGtatgtttgttttctctctcttttccatcATTGATCATACTAAAAGTAGAATAATTATTGAGAAATTAAGAGAATACATATTGGATTGCTTTAAGATAGGATTAGCTAGAACCTTTATGTGGGCCTTTTGTGAAACTGGTATATATGAGAAGTTGTgtttcatatttcatatttgtttaatttggtAGAAATCTTGGAGTAAATGTTGGTTTGTCAAggttcaaaaataaaggcaagtGTGTGGTGTGgagatttttttaataggttctagttttcttttaagattttttgCTTTGGCCTATAAtgatttttcttaaaatgagTTAGTTTTCTTAAAAGCGCCTagttttcatttatcaaaaGTATTCATCATTAAATCAGTACAGTTATATCAATCATTAAGCTTCTAGTCCAAATGGAAGGTACAGACATGCTATGCTCCTGTAAATGAAATAGTATGGGAAACTTGGGTCTCTTCACTCCATGATAAGAGATGCTCAGCCAAAACTTATTACCTTTAGCATGCAGTTCCTCTCATTCTTTTATACCAAATGATATTTTTGAGCATTCTGGCTTTAGCTAAAAGTGGCTTTAGATACTTAAAGCATATTGTATATAaacatgtaattttattgaatgtaGATAGAGTCAGATAAGAATAAGGATCGTCGTTCTAAACAAGATGACATACATACTGGTGGTTCGTGTGGCTATGTTATGCACGCTGCAAAAAAGGTAATAAGTATTAtgactattttttaaatgattttgacTTCTCCTAAGTTTATGTGAAACCAATATTTATCATTACATAAATATGATGTTCATAATATAGGCAAAAACGGATGGACATCCTATAGAGCGTGcaatattatttcaaattctaCGTACTCGTAAAGATGGATCTGCAGTTAATCCtgtaatgaaagaaaaaatggtGAGTAATTTCTGCATTGTAGTTGGGCGTAAACAAAATAGGAAtttaagaaacaatattatAGTTTTCCCTTACAAAGTTGTCTCAAAGATGAGCTTTGTTCAAATAATTCAAGTCTTAGTTCTTGCAAAATATTGTATAACCAGAATGTCTTTTCTGACAAAAACCAAGCATAAGATGAAATCTCATGTGGTTGTTTGAACACTTGCGTAACTATTTTGAATCAATGATAATTGTTATGAAtgattcttttaaattttaaattgatatatttcaatttgatgttAGCCAATAGACATTTCTCTTTATTGTGGGGTCATTTGATTGTTGGATTACATAACAAACTCCATTTTATTGTGGAAATGTTATTCTTACTAAGTTGAGGCTTTTATGTTTAGTTTCTTTGTTATATTATAGCATATCCAGTGGATGTATatgacttcctttttttttttttgagagagattCATGTGGTGAGTTGCTTGTAGAATGTCAATTTTCTCTTAAAAGTTACTGGTTGTTGTGGCAAAGTAGCACCAACAATTTTGGCACTGGTGCCTTTGGTTGTGGTGAGGGGTACACTAACTTTGTGTGAATAATTTTTGCATCGTTTTGGGTTTTATTGGTGCTTGCTTGTCctatcctatatatatatatatatatatatatgttgtagGGTCATTTTAACTATAtgatttctaacttttttttgttttgttcaaacTCAAATATCAGGATAAAATGAAGGAATTGTTGGTTGACCCTAAGAATCAATTGCAGTCATCTGACAGAAGTGGGAGTATTGCATGGTCAACAGATGATGTGTTTGCCAAAGTGATGGGTAAAGAGCGCAAAGGTCACATTCGTGGGGTAGGATTTGGTGCAACCCCAAGTGGTCAAAGTAGCAAGACTATTCTCACGGACAGTGAAATACAATCAAGTCAAGCAAGGGATAGCGAAGTTGCCCAATTGAAGGCTTCCTTGGCTACTATGGAGGAGAAACTAGTAGGTTTTGacaaaatgaaggaaaaaattaGTCAATTCAAAGAAATGGAGCAAAGAATGGAGCAAAGAATGGCTCGCATGCTTCAACAAATGCAACAAATTTCTACACAATGCAATCAGGTATGATAAATGACTTGAGTGTCCATTTATATGGAGTAGAAAAGGAATGCTAAATGTATGGttgataattaatatttacttGTGGTAATTAGCTGGAAAGatatttattgatttaataattagtatttacttgtgaattgtgatggTATGAATTTATTGATCTGTAACATTGATAAAGGGCGGCGGTGAAGGAAAAAGATTTCTAGAAGCACCATGTTATTAATAGATGTTTATGGAATTATGTGGTGACACCTTTGCATTCTTTGAATTCTATATCAAGGGACCTCCCAACACCAATCCTTTTGATTTGATCCCATCAGTTGTCTTGTTGTGCCTCTGCTTTGTAATTTCAAAACTAGGAAGCTGCAAAGAGAGGTGGTCCTCCCATAAAAGATCAAGACAAACTATAATGGTCAACCTAAAAGATCAAGAAACATGTCTTCATTTAACTTGTTCCCATTTTTTACCTTGGTAATATTTTCTTGTCATTCTATTTCATTTATACGCACTTATTAAGTAATCATACTTTGTATGTAGGATGCTCCTCTGATCGAACAATCTCCAGCTCTCTCCAAATCATCAGCCGCATCTCATCAACCAAGAAGCTTATAAGTTTTATCTTAGAGTTCTTGGACTTTTTTGTGTACAAAGAACTATGGAAGAACAACCGCATTTTTTGCAAGTGTTGAAGGATATTTTTAAACACTTTGGAACTTTGATTATAAGATTAGATTAATTTGGGCGGTTGTTTTATTCAAAGgaccacatcttttttttttttgttaattttaagaTGGTGGTTATAGATAAtgttatgtatttgataatatatttttatgttaatattATGTTAGTTTCAAGATATTTGTGGTGTTGTTAATTAGTTACATTTGTGGTATTTTGTTAGTAGAGCTAAAACTATTACAGGTTCTTTGTAACAGGTTTGTGAACCATTTGTTTATTAGCAAATAGTGGTTTTAAAActcactaggaaaaaaaaaaaaaaaaacgtatagCGGCGGTCAAAAAGCGCCACTAAAGGTGcacattttatgtttttaatgaaTCCCTATAGTGGCGCTTATCGCTTGTCACTAAAGGTTGAAACATATAGTGGCATTTCTACCCGCCGCTAAAAGTACAAttagtttgttttgattgattGCCTATAGTGGCGTCGTTTGCCCACCGCTAAAGGTAGACACCAATAGTAGCAGGCATGATCCTGTCGCTAAAAGTCAATGCTACGAATTCTGAACACATATGGCGGCGGTTTTATGCCCGTCGCAATAAACCTTCACCCGCTGCTAAAAGGTACATATATAGCGGTGTTTTTCACAATTGCCGCAATTGACCTATAGCGGCACTGCAACACTGACGAGACGGCCCGCCGCAATAGCACTTGCCGCTATAGGTCGAATGTACCTTTAGCGGTGCTTTTTTGGGCTTTAGCGGCGATTCTGGCCCGTCGCAATAGCCCTTTTTCTTGTAGTGTAAGTAAACACATGAAGTCAAGGCAAGCCCTAAGCTTAGGCCACCTAGGTCATGGCCTAAAGCCTCCAACTAGAGAGGTCCCCAAATGTGGAGGTAAATAAATGATTTCTGTAAGTATTCAGAAAGTGATAGTCCAAGCTCACTAGAACAGTGATGCTTTGGCCTTCTAACTAAGCATAAACAATAGAATTTCTAAAGAGAGTGGAAGAAAGTTCAATAATagttcaaaatcaagttttaatttgTGGCCGAAATATTCAAAGTGTTATAGAAATTTTTCTTAAGTTGTTGTTACAAATAATGTTCTCCTCGGGTTTGACTGAGGATTGATTACTTATGCACAAATGTTCTAAGTTTTGCCCTATCTTCTACACTATcaccttttctctctcttatccTAGAAGAAAAATGTTCAACCCCTAAATCTAGAGGTTCCCTTTCCTTATATATCATTCCTCCTTGCATTCTAGCCCTCCATCTGTATGCTTCAGGGCTTTTCTCAAGATACTTGTCCCACCAAATTTCTACCGAAAGTGGTAGAAGGAGTTGCTAACTATAAAGTCATTGTTTAGgtgtcatttcctcattaatgcaccTGATAAGGTTGTTGTAGGGTATTTAATGCGTAGGGGGAAGGTATGCCTTTCCAAGAAGCTTCCTCCCACTGTCTTTACCCCCCTTATGGACCTTCCTCTACTCCATGAGTTCTCATGAAACGCTATTCTGTATTCCCTCACATTCTCAAGTAGATGAAGTCTTCAGGGCAAATACCCTCATGCGGGTGGTATTGTATGAGATGTTTTCGTGTTCTGCCTCACTTCGGTCCTCAAACCTCtcacaatttctttttaaattaaaaaaaaaaatgcgagTTGTACATTTTTCCCTCTAGTCTTAAGaagaccaaaaaaagaaagtaatattaggaatgttataaattttactagTCGTACAAACTGATATGTTAATAAGCACAATAAGTAATCAAATACCCATTTATCATCGTATAGAAGTACTACCAATCATatttgtaaggactcgattcgtaacgaaccgtagcagtgttgggttcgcacgtaaaaaggcccaaacaatatcatttgtagagcgtgggtttggaaggctaggccttagtcacctgGTGGTGAGTTTTTCGTGGTGGTCATgcgtggttaagttttcttcacccctggaacctttctcctggaggtgggctgggaggctctggtttttggccatttttcccagcctcctgcTTGGTGCACCTAcgtttttattatatagtccgtcttggttgatcctggccctccacttgtaggtcaggcaggagcttatttctgtatccatcccatcaaccgtcccgtcttactttctattagttgcatggatcgaagtttacaccgtccaaacgtcttttctcattaatcagctctgggtattggcaggtgcatttactgaagaggggacgcattttccttggtccaatttcacaccctgcttccctgtGGGCCCCATTCAGTTCatatccccttgagggggctgtttggggattgcctccaccatgat
The DNA window shown above is from Quercus lobata isolate SW786 chromosome 7, ValleyOak3.0 Primary Assembly, whole genome shotgun sequence and carries:
- the LOC115951451 gene encoding uncharacterized protein LOC115951451, with the translated sequence MHQPVDEGARTFTGFLGTIARKPHMCPIKYLDWKALPEKLKEECWRLVKRKYQVLDNPKAYEGLKKFTLQKIGKAWRDHKCRLKAKHYIPHSRNKARVKSNRPRKCISEDWDILVDHWYTDDAVIESDKNKDRRSKQDDIHTGGSCGYVMHAAKKAKTDGHPIERAILFQILRTRKDGSAVNPVMKEKMDKMKELLVDPKNQLQSSDRSGSIAWSTDDVFAKVMGKERKGHIRGVGFGATPSGQSSKTILTDSEIQSSQARDSEVAQLKASLATMEEKLVGFDKMKEKISQFKEMEQRMEQRMARMLQQMQQISTQCNQDAPLIEQSPALSKSSAASHQPRSL